In Gemmatimonadaceae bacterium, the sequence CGTCGGGCGCGCCGCGGCAGGACTGGTTCGCCCTCAACGACGTGGTGCTGCACAAGGGCGGGTTCGCCCGCGTCGTGACGCTGCGCGTGGCCGCCAATGAGCAGACCATCGCCAGCTATGCCGCCGACGGCGTCGTGATCTGCACGCCGACCGGCTCCACGGCGTATTCTCTGTCCGCCGGCGGGCCGATCCTCTTCCCCACGCTCGAGACGCTGCTCGTGACGCCCGTGTCGGCGCACGCGCTGGCCATCCGGCCGCTCGTCCTGCCCGCCGACTGGGTGGTGAGCGTGCAATCGGAAGGCGGGCCCGAAGAATTGCTGGTCACGGTGGACGGCCAGCCGGGCACCACGTTCGCCATCGGCGAGACGCTCACCGTACAGCGCGCCGCGCACGGCATCGGCATCGTGCGCTTTCCGGGCGGCAGCTTCTTCAACACGCTGCGGCAGAAGTTGGGGTGGGGCGGGCTCCCGCAGCGCGACCAACCGCCGGCATGCTGATCGAACTTCGCATCCGTAACTTCGCCATCATCGATTCGTTGTCGCTGCCGTTGGCTCCGGGATTCAACGTGCTCTCAGGCGAGACCGGCGCCGGCAAATCGATCATCGTCGGCGCGCTCGGGCTGCTGCTCGGCGAACGGGCCAGCGCCGATGTGATCCGCACCGGCCAGGACCGAGCGACGGTGGAAGGCGTGTTCGACATCGGTGACCGTCCCGACCTGCGTCCATTGCTCGACGCGCACGGCATCGAGGTGGACGACGCGCTGGTCGTGCTCAAGCGCGAGGTGGCCGCGGGCCGGGCCCGCGCTTGGGTGAACGGGTCCTCGGTCACCGCCACGCTGCTCTCCGAGGTCGGGCGGATGCTCGTGAACCTGCACGGACAGCATGAGGCCCAGTCGCTGCTCGACGAGGGATCGCAGCGCGCCATTCTCGACGCGTTCGGCGACGCCGCGTCCGACGCGGCGGCCGTTGCCGAGGCGTTCGCGGCGCTGAGCGTCGCGCAGCGCGAGATCGCCGACCTCCAGACGCGCACCCGCGAGGCGCAGCGCCGCGCCGACTACCTGCGCCACGTGGCCCGCGAGATCGAAGACGCCAAGTTGGTCGAGGGGGAAGATGCGCGGCTGGAGGAGGAGGCCAACCGCCTCGAGAACGCCGACGAACTCCGGGGGCTCGCGGGCGGCGCGCTCGCCGCGCTCAACGAAGAGGAGCAGGGCATCCTCCCGCAGCTGGGCACGCTCGAACGGTTGCTGCACCAGCTGCAGCGGCTGGACCCCACCACCGGCCGGCTGCAGGAATCGTACGACGCGGCCTATTACGCCTTGGACGCGGTGGCCCGCGAACTCGACCGCTACGAGAACGACGTGGAGCTGGATCCGCAGCGCCTCGCCCAGGTGCGACAGCGGCGCGAGGTGCTGTACGGCCTGATCAAGAAGTACGGGCCCACGCTCGGTGATGTGGTGCACCAGGGGCACGAGGCGCGGCGCGAACTCGACCTCATCGATTCCTCGGAGCTTGATCTCAAGTCGCTGCGCGACCGCGAGGCCGCGGCTCTCAAGGCGCTCGACCACGGAGCGGGGGCGCTCACGCGCAAACGCTTCGCGGCGGCGGCCCGCCTCGCCCGGGCGGTGGACGAGGTGCTGCCCGATCTCGGCATGCCGGACGGACACCTCGAGGTGGCGCTGGTGCCGCGCGCCCGGATCGGCGCCGAGGGGGCGGAGGATGTGGAGTTCCGCGTATCGCTCAACGTGGGGCACGACGCGCGTCCGCTGGCCCGCGTGGCGTCGGGCGGCGAACTGAGCCGGGTGATGCTGGCCCTCAAGACCATCCTCGCGCGGTTGGACCACGTGCCGACGCTGGTGTTCGACGAGGTCGACGCCGGCATCGGCGGCCGCGTGGGGCTTCAAGTGGGCGATACCATGCGTGGCGTCGCCGCGAGCCATCAGGTCTTCGCCATCACCCACCTGCCGCAGATCGCGGCGCGGGCGCACCACCACATTCGCGTGAGCAAGGATGCCGCGGGCGGCGTCACCACCGCCGACGTGACCGTGCTCCAGGGCGATGCCCGCGTGGCCGAGATCGCCCGGATGCTCGGTGGCGATCCGGAGAGCGCGCTGAGTCGGGCCCATGCGGCCGAACTCCTCGAGACGGCATCGGCCGCCGCGGCCTCCCGCGGCAAGCCGCCGAGGACCCGACGCGGCTCGTGACCCGCTATAGCGCGCCGCGGCGGAAGTAGAACCGCACCGAGATCTGGTCGCGCCAGTACTTGGCCATGCGGGCCGCGCCGCTCAGCGCTTCGAGGTGCGTGAAGCTGATGTCCACCGGGAACGTCACCTTTCCGCGGTCGTACTCGGGCACCGTGGAGTAGGTGAGCGCAAACCCGGCGGCTTGCTGCGTGCCAGCGGCACTGGTCACGCCGTCGAGCGTGGCCACGGCGCCTGCCAGATTCCCCGCGGCTGCCGATGCGTAGGTGTTGGCGGCGACATGCATGAAGTCATATAAGGCACTGACGCCGAGGCGCGACGCGACCATGAAGCGCGGCGCCACCTCCACGCGCACCACCGCCCCCGGCGTGTACGGGTAGATGCCGGACGTGGAGGGCGGGAACGGCGCGCCATCGCCGATCGGGAGGGCGCCGGACTTGGTCTTGCCAAACGGCAGCAGGTATTCGGCGGCCGCCGCGAGGCCGACGCGCCCCCCGGTCTGCACGTCCCAGGCGAGACGGCCGTCCGCGGCCATCGTCCCCAGCCCGGTGCCGATGACCAGCGGATTGGTGGGCGTGGCCAGCTGCCCGGTGGGCAGGCGCAACGTGCCGGTGAACGTCGCCCGCGCGAGAAATGCCCCGGGACGCGACGCCTTCACCGAATCGGTGAAGTCGTCGAACAGCTGCAGCTTCGCACTCAGTTCGACGTCGCCCGTGCTGATCATCATGGTGCTCTTGAGCGAGTCGAAGCCCGCCACCGCCGGATTCTGGAGCAGCGTGCCCAGATCCTGCGTGCCCACCACGCCCCCCGCCGCGGCCGGGGCGGCGGTGATCAGGGCGCCACTGTTGAGAAACGCCTGGTACGACGAGTCGTATGACGTGAGGCGCGTGCGAATGAGCTGGTCGGCCGCGCTGCCGGCCACCGGCACCACCGGCGCGCCCGAGGACTGTGTATTGGTGCCGTAGACCGCGCCGAACGCCGTCGCGAATGACGACGTGCTCTGCAACAGCGCGGTCACGTCCCCCTGCCGCTGGAGGATGGTCGGGCAGTTGGCGTTCGCGGTTGCATTGGCCTGACACGCCTGGAGGGTCGATGCCAACGTCGCCCCCGCATTGACCAACTGGGCAACGACCATGCTGTCGCTGGCCAACGCATTCCTATTCACTTTGGCCGGATTCACACCGACGTTGCCTTCGGTGCCTAATGGATTCACTCGCAAGCTGATGACCGTACGGGTACGCACGAGCGGCAGCATCACGCCAATCGTGAGGCGGCGGGTGAGGCCGTATTCGACGCTGATCGGCGTGACGGAAATGCGCGCGTCGGCGGCTGCTGCCGTGTGTCCCAGCGTCAGGTGGAAGGGCGACCCGGTGAGCGACGAGATCGCGCTCTGTGTGGGGGCCAGCGCCGGCAGTTGCACCACGCCGAGGGAATCGAAGCTGTATTCCGCACCCAGCGGAATGGTTCGCTTCGTGCTGTCCGCGGGCGCGAAGCGGGAGTCGAATCGCGTCCACGCCGAGGATATCTGCACCCTGAACCGGCCCCGCGGCGCGACGGTGGCGTCGTCGAGGTGGCCGAGGTCCGCCTGCGCGCGCGCTGCGCGCGGCAGGGCCGCGACGAGCAGGGGAATCAGGGCAGTTCCGAGCAGGGTTCGAACGGCGCGCTTCCGGATCATGGCGGTACGCGAGTCGCTGGGGTGAAGGCGTGCGCTTATTATCCTATCGGGAAACCCGTCAAAGTTAACCTGTATCCCGTGCCCCTGCCTTCGCTCCCCCTCTCCGTCCCCCTCCCCATCCCGCGCGTGCCGTGGCAGATCACCGGCAATCACTGGCTGGCGGTGCCCTGCATTCATCCCGCCAATGGCGCCGTGCACGCCGTGGGCGTGCTTCATCGCGGCGCGCGCTCGGCGATCGAGTTCGCCGGCCACGCCGGGTTCGTGGACGCCCAGGGCCCGGCGCTGTTGCGTCCCACGATCGCCGTGAACGGCGCGTCGTACGACCTCGCGGCGTCACCCATGGCGTGGGAGCGCGCCCTCGGCTGGCTTCCGACCTTCACGTGCACGGTGGGACCGCTGGTGCTGCGCGGGACGGTGTTCGCGCCCTTCGGTCGCGACGCCGACATGGCCGGCGCCGTGTACGCGCTCTCAGTGGAGAACCGGTCCGGGTCCGCGTGCCGCGTGCGTGTGGGCGTCGAGGGCACGCTTGGGCACCGGCAACTCCGGGTGCGCACGCCGCGTCCGTTCGCGGATGCGCACCGGGCGTCGGTGGCCGGCGACCTCGTGCTGCTCGACGGCACCGGCGAACCCGGGCTGGTGGCGCTCGCCCTCGGTGCTGACGGGGACGCGATGGTTTCCGTGACCGGTGGCGAGGCGCCCGGGTATTCCATTGCCCGTGATCTCGACCTGCCGGCGGGAGCGCGCGAACAGGTGGCATTCTATCTGGCGGCCGGTCCCGAGCGCGACGGCGCGCAGGCCTCGGTGGCGGTGCTGCGCCGCCGCGGGTGGCGTGGGCTCCTCGCCGGCACGCGCGATGCCATCCAGGCGTTGGAACAGACCACCGGAAACGACGCGCTCGATCGTTTGATCAATCAGAACCTGCTGTTCGCGTATTTCTACGCCGTGGGGCGGGCACTCGATGACGCCCATTACTACTTGATGCGCACCCGGGCGCCCTGGCACAGTGCCGGCGTGACGGTGCGCGACTGGGAAGCGCTGATGTGGACGGTGGGCGCAGTGCAGCTGGCCGACGCGCCCCTGGCTCGCGAGTTGATCCTCCGGGCGTGTGAACTCCATGGCTACGCGCCGGGACGCGGCGTGCACTATCTGGACGGCACCCTGTTCGAACCGGGGTTCTCGCTGGAGGGGGCGGCGAGCTACCCGCTGGCCGTGGAGCGCTACATCCGTGACACCGGTGATGACCATATCGTGGACGAGCCCGTGTTGGGCGACACGCTGTACGTGGCGCACGACGAGCTGACCGACCGCCGCGACGCGGAGTGGCCGCTCTACACCACCGAGGTCGGGCCCTCCGGGGCGCCGGTGGCCCACCCGTTCACGCTTCACGGCAATGCCGTCGTGGCGATGGCGCTCGACGTGCTCCGTCGGACCCTCGACGAGGAAACGGCGCGCGACGTCCAGGATCCCGCGGCCGTGCGTGCGGCGCTACTGCGCCACTTTCTCGAATCGCGTGAAGGTGCGCAGGTATTCGCGTCGTCCATCGACATGGCCGGTGCGGCGTCCATGGAAGACGATCCGGTGGGGTCGGCGTTCTGGCTACCCCTCTACGAAACCGTGGAGCGCCACGACTCGAACTACCGGCGCACCGCCAAAGCCCTCACCCATCCGGCGGCCGAGTTGGCGCAGCATTGCGCGCGGCTCATCGGCCCCGAGTCGTCGACCCAAGTGAAGTGGTTCCGGCGCGCGCCGCTCGACGGAGGGTTCGCCGCGCAGTACGTGGATGGGGAGGGCAAGGCCACCGGAAACGGCGGCGATGCCTCGCTCTCGGGCCTCGTCGCGTGGAGCTTATGGTACGCCGTGCACGGGCTCGGGGAGCGCGGCTGACGTTCTTGTCGGCCCGCGGGAGCGCGGGCTATATTGGTGGGCACGCGGGAATAGCTCAGTTGGTAGAGCACAACCTTGCCAAGGTTGGGGTCGCGGGTTCGAGTCCCGTTTCCCGCTCTGATACGTGATGGTGTAGAATGAGGAGCGGCCGCGGCCGCTCCTTTTTTTCGCGCTCCCGCCGGGGTGGCGAAACTGGTAGACGCGAGGGACTTAAAATCGCTCACTGGTGCGATTCCTCCCTCTGAAGCGTGCAGTTTCCTGGGCCGAACGGGAATATAGTGGGGAAAACCGACGGCTGGACGGCCGGCCGC encodes:
- the recN gene encoding DNA repair protein RecN → MLIELRIRNFAIIDSLSLPLAPGFNVLSGETGAGKSIIVGALGLLLGERASADVIRTGQDRATVEGVFDIGDRPDLRPLLDAHGIEVDDALVVLKREVAAGRARAWVNGSSVTATLLSEVGRMLVNLHGQHEAQSLLDEGSQRAILDAFGDAASDAAAVAEAFAALSVAQREIADLQTRTREAQRRADYLRHVAREIEDAKLVEGEDARLEEEANRLENADELRGLAGGALAALNEEEQGILPQLGTLERLLHQLQRLDPTTGRLQESYDAAYYALDAVARELDRYENDVELDPQRLAQVRQRREVLYGLIKKYGPTLGDVVHQGHEARRELDLIDSSELDLKSLRDREAAALKALDHGAGALTRKRFAAAARLARAVDEVLPDLGMPDGHLEVALVPRARIGAEGAEDVEFRVSLNVGHDARPLARVASGGELSRVMLALKTILARLDHVPTLVFDEVDAGIGGRVGLQVGDTMRGVAASHQVFAITHLPQIAARAHHHIRVSKDAAGGVTTADVTVLQGDARVAEIARMLGGDPESALSRAHAAELLETASAAAASRGKPPRTRRGS
- a CDS encoding NAD(+)/NADH kinase — its product is MTRLGVIGHRGYVDAGLGELLRSLGQIAPRLGLELFAELDLLEEGAPGALLDDPAALDALLTLGGDGTLLRGARLLQANQVPILGVNLGRLGFLTGTPADQFESALTRFAHGDYTVETRIALHAFVLDPSGAPRQDWFALNDVVLHKGGFARVVTLRVAANEQTIASYAADGVVICTPTGSTAYSLSAGGPILFPTLETLLVTPVSAHALAIRPLVLPADWVVSVQSEGGPEELLVTVDGQPGTTFAIGETLTVQRAAHGIGIVRFPGGSFFNTLRQKLGWGGLPQRDQPPAC